A window of the Cannabis sativa cultivar Pink pepper isolate KNU-18-1 chromosome X, ASM2916894v1, whole genome shotgun sequence genome harbors these coding sequences:
- the LOC133029018 gene encoding uncharacterized protein LOC133029018, with protein MPQRLLLSSKYFLRLKPDLRNHHHQLLIHFNPSTPIHFSTSSLSLFSPYHELTSSISVNALTPRQSGTASNSKHQLFVQILALCTFSSILLFLRLISAVLLPDFPSRWRNLLTFCEEAEARTCAYPSHVWKAIVAYEDRRFFTHFGVDLVGIARATVSFSALGGGSTITQQATTVGTKPRSV; from the exons ATGCCTCAACGCCTTCTTCTCTCATCCAAATATTTTCTTCGCCTCAAACCAGATCTTcgtaatcatcatcatcaactgCTAATCCATTTCAATCCTAGTACTCCTATTCACTTCTCAActtcctcactctctctcttctccccCTACCATGAGTTGACTTCTTCCATCTCAGTCAACGCTCTCACTCCGAGGCAATCTGGTACCGCATCAAATTCAAAACACCAACTCTTCGTCCAAATTCTTGCCCTCTGTACCTTTTCCTCCATTCTTCTGTTTCTTCGGCTCATCTCTGCAGTTCTTTTGCCCGATTTTCCCAGTCGGTGGCGTAATTTACTGACTTTTTGCGAAGAAGCTGAGGCCAGAACGTGTGCTTACCCTTCACACGTGTGGAAAGCCATTGTCGCTTATGAGGACAGGCGATTTTTTACGCATTTTGGTGTTGACCTAGTTGGGATCGCTAGAGCTACGGTGTCGTTTTCGGCTCTTGGCGGTGGGAGTACCATTACCCAGCAG GCGACGACGGTGGGGACAAAACCCAGATCTGTGTAG
- the LOC115711008 gene encoding G-type lectin S-receptor-like serine/threonine-protein kinase At5g35370, whose product MGSFFLFPLVFFFFGLVSGLISVEFIYPNFTASNLLFVDSAGAFLSSRNGTFKAAVSNPSPQLSNFYLWVIHVASNTIIWSANRDAPISNSGKMTLNVEGISIADVGGNPKWSTPPLESSVYSLQLTEMGNLILLDQFNDTLWESFQHPTDTVVIGQHLPAELFLYGSVSSNDLSTGDYRLEISASDALLQWHGQTYWKLSMDTRAYTNSNFIVEYMAMNSSGLFLFGRNGSAVVIQMILSPSKFRIAKLDSSGQFTVNSFLGSEWKQEFLGPTDACRIPFICGKLGLCTASAASSNPVCSCPTSFHGNSQNTSGCAPSVSSYSSYSLPLGCSTANQSIDLDSSVSYLRLGYSTEYFSNVFSQPIFGVDLSMCEDFCTKNCSCLGFYYENSSSSCYMLENELGSIIFSNTGQNDMLGYIKALVKPTSPNNDSINNDQGRNFPIVALVLLPFTGLFLLVALGFLLCRRWRFSKRREIQLGHQRSFSSGDLDAFYIPGLPKRFDYEELELATDNFKTQIGSGGFGSVYKGTLLDKTDVAVKRITNLGIQGKKEFCTEIAVIGNIHHANLVKLKGFCAQGRLRLLVYEYMNRGSLDRTLFGSGPVIEWQERVEIALGTARGLAYLHSGCEQKIIHCDIKPENILLHDQFQVKISDFGLSKLLSPEQSSLFTTMRGTRGYLAPEWLTNAAISEKTDVYSFGMVVLELISGRKNCSLRSQSHSVNDSNSGGAVSSSSSGSGLIYFPLFALEMYEQGRYLDLVDPRLEGRVTSEEVEKLVRVALCCVHEEPVLRPNMVAVVGMLEGGMPLCQPRLECLNFLRFYGRRFTETSVMEEVTEQNVAELHPPANASSRSSMSDARYYFSYVSSQQISGPR is encoded by the coding sequence ATGGGATCCTTCTTCTTGTTTCCTttagtcttctttttctttggtCTGGTTTCTGGTTTAATTTCTGTTGAGTTCATATATCCAAATTTTACTGCATCAAACCTTCTGTTTGTGGATAGTGCTGGTGCCTTCTTGTCATCTCGAAATGGAACTTTTAAAGCTGCTGTTTCAAATCCCAGCCCTCAGCTGTCCAACTTCTACCTTTGGGTCATTCATGTGGCCTCAAACACAATCATCTGGTCTGCTAATCGTGATGCTCCCATCTCCAATTCTGGTAAGATGACTCTAAATGTTGAAGGGATTAGCATTGCTGATGTAGGAGGCAATCCCAAATGGTCAACTCCACCATTGGAGTCGTCAGTATACTCATTACAACTGACTGAAATGGGTAATCTTATACTGCTTGATCAATTCAATGATACTTTATGGGAAAGTTTTCAGCATCCGACAGACACAGTTGTGATCGGACAACACTTGCCTGCTGAATTGTTTCTGTATGGTTCCGTATCAAGTAATGATTTATCAACTGGTGATTATAGGCTTGAAATTAGTGCTTCTGATGCACTATTGCAATGGCATGGACAaacttattggaaattatccatgGATACACGAGCTTATACAAATTCCAATTTTATAGTGGAATATATGGCAATGAATAGCTCTGGTCTTTTTCTGTTCGGCCGTAATGGATCGGCAGTTGTGATTCAGATGATTTTGTCTCCTTCCAAGTTTCGAATTGCCAAGCTTGATTCTTCTGGCCAATTTACTGTCAATAGCTTTTTAGGTTCTGAATGGAAGCAGGAATTTTTGGGGCCCACTGATGCTTGTCGAATTCCTTTCATTTGTGGCAAGCTTGGGTTGTGTACTGCAAGTGCTGCATCCTCTAACCCAGTATGTTCATGTCCTACAAGCTTCCATGGAAACTCACAGAACACCAGTGGCTGTGCACCAAGTGTTAGTTCCTATTCCTCCTATTCTTTGCCACTTGGTTGCAGCACAGCCAATCAAAGTATTGACCTGGATTCATCTGTTTCATATCTGAGACTTGGCTACAGTACGGAATATTTTTCCAATGTGTTCTCTCAGCCTATTTTTGGTGTTGATTTATCAATGTGCGAAGATTTCTGCACAAAGAACTGTTCCTGCTTAGGATTTTATTATGAAAACTCATCTAGTTCTTGCTACATGCTCGAAAATGAGTTGGGGTCCATCATTTTCAGCAATACAGGTCAAAATGACATGTTGGGTTATATTAAAGCCCTTGTCAAACCTACCTCACCGAACAATGACAGTATCAACAATGACCAAGGAAGGAACTTTCCTATAGTTGCTCTCGTGCTTTTACCCTTCACTGGCTTATTTCTTTTGGTAGCTTTAGGTTTCCTCTTGTGCAGGAGATGGAGATTCTCCAAGAGAAGAGAGATACAGTTAGGTCATCAAAGATCATTTTCTTCAGGAGATCTGGATGCCTTCTACATCCCAGGCTTACCCAAAAGGTTTGACTATGAAGAGCTTGAATTAGCTACTGATAACTTTAAAACCCAGATCGGCTCAGGTGGATTTGGTTCTGTATACAAAGGTACACTACTTGACAAAACTGACGTAGCTGTAAAGAGGATAACTAATTTAGGTATTCAAGGGAAAAAGGAATTTTGCACTGAGATTGCGGTTATTGGTAATATTCATCATGCGAATTTGGTCAAATTGAAAGGGTTTTGTGCTCAAGGAAGACTGCGTCTATTGGTTTATGAGTATATGAATCGTGGCTCACTGGACCGAACCCTTTTCGGCAGTGGACCAGTCATAGAATGGCAAGAGAGGGTTGAAATAGCCCTTGGGACAGCACGTGGGCTTGCATACTTGCACAGTGGGTGTGAACAGAAGATCATCCATTGTGACATCAAGCCAGAAAACATTCTCTTGCACGATCAATTTCAGGTCAAAATATCTGATTTTGGGCTCTCTAAGCTTCTAAGCCCTGAGCAGTCTAGTCTTTTCACAACAATGAGAGGTACACGCGGCTATCTTGCACCAGAATGGCTTACTAATGCTGCAATCTCAGAGAAAACTGATGTCTATAGTTTTGGAATGGTTGTGCTTGAACTTATTAGTGGAAGAAAAAATTGTTCTTTACGTTCGCAAAGCCATAGTGTGAATGACAGCAATAGTGGTGGTGCGGTCTCATCCTCTTCCTCTGGGTCTGGGCTCATTTATTTCCCACTATTTGCACTAGAGATGTATGAGCAAGGAAGGTACCTGGACCTTGTTGACCCAAGACTTGAGGGACGTGTGACTAGTGAAGAGGTGGAAAAGTTGGTACGTGTAGCTTTGTGTTGTGTTCACGAGGAACCAGTTCTGCGGCCTAACATGGTTGCTGTTGTTGGCATGTTGGAAGGTGGGATGCCTCTTTGTCAGCCAAGATTAGAATGTCTAAATTTCTTGCGCTTTTATGGGCGTCGATTCACTGAGACTTCTGTGATGGAGGAGGTGACTGAGCAAAATGTGGCCGAGTTACATCCTCCAGCAAATGCTTCTTCTAGAAGCTCAATGTCTGATGCACGTTATTACTTTTCTTATGTCTCATCGCAGCAGATATCAGGACCTAGATAA